A stretch of Armatimonadota bacterium DNA encodes these proteins:
- a CDS encoding amidohydrolase family protein, whose amino-acid sequence MAVRETQAALVQAMEDLPVVDAHEHLPPEKARVESPVDFATLFSHYTQTDLKSAGMTPEDYSRFQAPETDLDAKWEMFEPYWHSIRFGSYSRPALIAAREFYGCDDISRHTYRLLSERMRAANTAGIYKRILRDRCNIRICLTQIGAVPDDDSGMLAPLLPVGFLTGLRDRESAVSFGETHGVQVKDLASYLDAMRAALEQWKAQGVVGVKMVSTHLGDPNHTDAERAFSALMSGADQDYFVLHWFLHQEALRMAGDLGLVVAVHCGIIWDNWNNFYENHPRNLIPILMKHRKTKFDIYHAGIPWPRDLGVIGKDFPNAYLNLCWCHIISQRMTVSLLDEWLDMVPVHKIMGFGGDYHRPVEKVYGHLLMAKEDIARVLAGRIDDGLMTEKQALELAGQLLFDNPRDLYGLDV is encoded by the coding sequence ATGGCGGTGCGAGAGACGCAGGCTGCGCTGGTGCAGGCCATGGAAGACCTGCCGGTGGTGGATGCCCACGAACACCTGCCTCCGGAGAAGGCCCGGGTCGAGTCCCCCGTGGACTTCGCCACATTGTTCTCTCACTACACCCAGACCGATCTGAAGTCCGCGGGAATGACGCCGGAGGACTACAGCCGCTTCCAGGCCCCCGAAACGGATCTGGACGCGAAATGGGAGATGTTCGAGCCCTACTGGCACAGCATCCGCTTCGGAAGCTACTCCCGCCCGGCTCTTATCGCCGCGCGGGAGTTCTATGGCTGCGACGACATCTCCCGCCACACCTACCGCCTGCTCTCAGAGCGGATGCGCGCAGCCAATACCGCCGGCATCTACAAGCGAATCCTGCGGGACCGCTGCAATATCCGCATCTGCCTGACGCAGATCGGCGCGGTCCCTGACGACGACAGCGGGATGCTCGCTCCCCTGCTGCCCGTCGGGTTCCTCACGGGACTGCGGGACCGGGAGAGCGCCGTGTCCTTTGGCGAAACCCACGGGGTCCAGGTGAAGGATCTTGCCAGCTACCTCGACGCCATGCGCGCAGCCCTTGAGCAGTGGAAGGCGCAAGGGGTGGTCGGGGTCAAGATGGTCTCGACCCATCTGGGCGACCCGAATCACACCGACGCGGAGCGCGCTTTCTCCGCGCTCATGTCCGGAGCGGATCAGGATTACTTCGTCCTCCACTGGTTCCTGCATCAGGAGGCGCTGCGCATGGCCGGCGACCTGGGCCTCGTGGTCGCGGTGCATTGCGGGATCATCTGGGACAACTGGAACAACTTCTACGAGAACCACCCGCGGAATCTCATCCCCATCCTGATGAAGCACCGGAAGACGAAGTTCGACATCTACCATGCCGGCATCCCGTGGCCGCGGGACCTGGGGGTGATCGGCAAGGACTTCCCAAACGCCTACCTGAACCTGTGCTGGTGCCACATCATCTCCCAGCGCATGACCGTGTCCCTGCTGGATGAATGGCTGGACATGGTCCCCGTTCACAAGATCATGGGCTTCGGCGGCGACTATCACCGCCCGGTCGAGAAAGTGTACGGACACCTGCTCATGGCGAAAGAGGACATCGCGCGGGTCCTTGCGGGGCGCATCGATGACGGCCTCATGACCGAGAAGCAGGCCCTCGAACTGGCCGGGCAGCTCTTGTTCGACAACCCGCGGGACCTTTACGGGCTCGATGTGTGA